A DNA window from Candidatus Melainabacteria bacterium contains the following coding sequences:
- a CDS encoding VWA domain-containing protein, translated as METLSFLRPYLLFALAGVIPLTAGALLLAYQARRNARKAYGEERLVDKYSAKPSVRTQAGVALAWVVAMAMLVIAAAGPIMPRAPDTVPSGSLRVVVVSDVSKSMNAEDFRPVMPPKKGVPAAEVPGPYGTRLEVVKQVMTGQIMPAIVGNQMGIATYCGNGFDQADLTDDFASLRWVIDNWMNVGNAPGGGSDYAEGLSMALQIFDNAKESNVQKVIVLFSDGGFTGDQAALSKVLDEIKARGIRVVIVGVGSDTPVPIPVYNPETGQMTGYIQDDKKATVTTGIEEGNLEKLREATDGTYVRLDPRQPLNVQWASKLTGSKAQTHDKHVYQYPLGLALVLLFGLILRGAILQRFQRRS; from the coding sequence ATGGAAACGCTAAGCTTCCTCAGACCGTATCTCTTATTCGCGCTGGCCGGTGTGATACCACTGACTGCCGGCGCGCTTCTCCTCGCCTACCAGGCTCGCCGCAATGCTCGCAAGGCATACGGTGAAGAGCGGCTGGTCGACAAGTACAGCGCCAAGCCTTCGGTGCGGACCCAGGCGGGCGTTGCGCTGGCCTGGGTCGTAGCCATGGCCATGCTCGTCATCGCCGCCGCCGGACCGATCATGCCTCGTGCACCAGATACGGTGCCGTCGGGCAGCCTGCGCGTCGTTGTCGTCTCCGACGTCTCGAAGAGCATGAACGCAGAAGACTTCCGTCCGGTGATGCCGCCCAAGAAAGGTGTGCCGGCAGCGGAAGTACCCGGACCTTACGGCACGCGCCTCGAGGTCGTGAAGCAGGTGATGACAGGGCAAATCATGCCCGCCATCGTGGGCAACCAGATGGGCATCGCCACTTACTGCGGCAACGGCTTCGACCAGGCAGACCTGACCGACGACTTCGCATCGTTGCGCTGGGTGATCGACAACTGGATGAACGTCGGCAACGCTCCCGGCGGTGGTTCCGACTATGCCGAGGGTCTGTCAATGGCGTTGCAGATCTTCGACAACGCCAAAGAGTCGAACGTCCAGAAGGTGATCGTGCTCTTCAGCGATGGCGGTTTCACGGGCGACCAGGCTGCTCTCAGCAAGGTGCTCGATGAAATCAAAGCACGCGGCATTCGCGTCGTCATCGTCGGCGTGGGCTCGGACACACCGGTTCCGATTCCGGTCTACAACCCGGAGACCGGTCAGATGACCGGCTACATCCAGGACGACAAGAAAGCCACGGTGACAACCGGCATCGAAGAAGGCAATCTTGAAAAACTGAGGGAGGCAACGGACGGCACCTACGTGCGTCTTGACCCGCGTCAGCCCTTGAATGTTCAGTGGGCTTCGAAGCTCACGGGCAGCAAAGCACAGACACACGACAAGCACGTTTACCAGTATCCGCTGGGGCTTGCCCTTGTGCTCTTGTTCGGATTGATTTTGCGCGGCGCCATCTTGCAACGCTTTCAACGGCGTTCGTAA